In the genome of Mucilaginibacter defluvii, one region contains:
- a CDS encoding methyltransferase RsmF C-terminal domain-like protein, with the protein MSKALFPPGFIGSLQSEPGFDEQSFVAAHENEASVSIRLNPFKPSDIKKGAQVPWYKEGFHLEKRPSFTFDPLFHAGAYYVQEASSMFIGHIFNYIKPDGEPVKVLDLCAAPGGKSTLLNSLLSNTDLLVANEIIKTRVPILADNLTRWGTANSIVTNNDPRDFTRLKGFFDVILVDAPCSGSGMFRKDAAAMDEWSQANVVLCHQRQQRILADIYPALKEDGYLIYSTCSYSHQENEDVVDWLCTEFEMESINIPVQPDWNITVSRSKEKAAYGYRFYPGKILGEGLFAACLKKTKDSGELSAHKNSGQQKLSAKEIELVKAYINDADNYYYLKVADDWLAIDKHHHESLNILHKHLYIKKSGVRIGKIAGRDLVPDHELALSTIINKDAVLQTPLNYDKAIAYLRKDNLVLNTTEKGWSLMTYEGLALGWAKLLPNRVNNYYPKELRILSAQPV; encoded by the coding sequence ATGAGTAAAGCCCTTTTTCCGCCTGGTTTTATTGGTTCGTTACAGTCTGAGCCCGGTTTTGACGAGCAAAGTTTTGTTGCAGCTCACGAAAATGAAGCGTCTGTGTCTATCAGATTGAACCCTTTTAAACCATCAGATATTAAAAAAGGAGCTCAGGTTCCATGGTATAAAGAGGGTTTTCACCTGGAGAAACGCCCGTCTTTCACATTTGACCCGCTGTTTCATGCCGGCGCTTATTATGTTCAGGAGGCATCATCAATGTTCATCGGGCATATATTTAATTATATAAAGCCGGATGGCGAACCTGTAAAAGTGCTCGACTTGTGCGCAGCGCCGGGTGGTAAAAGCACTTTGCTTAATTCGCTCCTTAGTAACACCGACTTATTGGTTGCTAACGAGATCATCAAAACGCGCGTACCTATATTGGCCGATAACCTTACCCGCTGGGGAACGGCAAACAGCATAGTTACTAATAACGATCCGCGCGACTTTACCAGACTGAAGGGTTTTTTTGATGTTATTTTGGTTGATGCCCCCTGCTCGGGCTCGGGTATGTTTCGTAAGGATGCGGCGGCAATGGATGAGTGGAGTCAGGCCAACGTAGTACTTTGCCATCAGCGGCAGCAGCGTATATTGGCCGACATATACCCTGCATTAAAAGAAGATGGTTACCTAATATATTCTACCTGCTCTTACTCGCATCAGGAAAATGAAGACGTGGTCGACTGGCTTTGTACTGAATTTGAAATGGAAAGCATCAACATTCCTGTACAGCCGGATTGGAACATCACCGTAAGCCGGTCTAAAGAAAAGGCTGCGTATGGATATCGTTTTTATCCGGGTAAAATATTAGGTGAAGGCCTTTTTGCAGCATGCCTTAAAAAAACTAAAGACAGCGGCGAACTTTCAGCCCATAAAAATAGCGGCCAACAAAAATTATCCGCTAAAGAAATTGAGCTGGTTAAGGCATACATTAATGATGCCGACAATTACTATTATTTAAAGGTTGCTGATGATTGGCTGGCCATTGATAAGCATCATCACGAAAGCCTGAATATACTGCACAAGCATCTGTACATAAAAAAATCCGGTGTGCGCATTGGCAAAATTGCCGGTCGGGACCTGGTGCCTGACCATGAGCTTGCGCTAAGCACTATTATTAATAAAGATGCCGTTTTGCAAACACCACTTAATTATGATAAAGCAATTGCTTATCTGCGTAAAGATAATTTGGTTTTAAACACAACCGAAAAAGGCTGGAGCCTGATGACCTATGAAGGCTTGGCCCTGGGCTGGGCAAAGCTGCTTCCGAACCGCGTAAATAATTATTACCCTAAAGAGTTGAGGATTTTATCGGCACAGCCGGTTTAA
- a CDS encoding glycosyltransferase family 2 protein: MITSVAELLITDGFITRADRESIEKLSATLGQAFIKVALNFGYISRKNYERSLVNAGIILNEVREEKHDAEILSKIELKLANDHVALPLRVQDGKLITLMADPTDQLFIDFVRFTYDMEPEIIVASDLEITWMSHRLLGEKYVKSAVFELMHRDPANSARVTFTSKQLIFLFGLVGIICVGLVLNFKNTSITINVILSFFFLIAISFKLFLALVGSRFELHQAVTNQEVRDVVTDELPVYTIHLPVYKEDKLIKKLIWNLQSIDYPREQLDIKLLIEEDDDKTLNAVRNLDFPATFEVIVVPFHMPKTKPKACNYGLHFSRGKFLTIYDAEDIPDTDQLKKVVALFTKLPEHFICVQCSLNYFNRNENFLTRMFTLEYSYWFDYMLPGLDTLDIPIPLGGTSNHFKMENLIELGAWDPFNVTEDADLGVRAYAKGYKIAVVNSTTYEEANNEPFNWIRQRSRWIKGYMQTYLVHMRDPIALYRKIGLKGFLGFSFFIGATPITFLVYPLLLIIFLNYILFDLSTIRTLFPDWVLFMSIFNLMVGNILMIYVNMMAVFKRRFYELILFAVANPVYWMLHSVAAYKGLYQLIVNPFYWEKTNHGLSKMSSPVNIVK; encoded by the coding sequence ATGATAACCTCTGTTGCCGAGCTACTGATTACCGATGGTTTTATAACCCGGGCCGACCGTGAAAGCATTGAGAAGCTTTCGGCAACATTGGGGCAGGCTTTTATAAAAGTAGCACTCAACTTTGGTTATATTTCCCGTAAAAATTACGAGCGTTCGCTTGTAAACGCCGGAATCATTCTGAACGAGGTACGTGAAGAAAAGCACGATGCCGAGATACTAAGCAAAATAGAACTCAAGCTGGCCAATGATCATGTTGCGTTACCCTTGCGCGTGCAGGACGGCAAACTCATAACCTTAATGGCCGACCCTACCGATCAGCTATTTATTGATTTTGTACGGTTCACTTACGATATGGAACCCGAGATAATCGTAGCGTCAGACCTGGAAATTACCTGGATGAGCCATAGGTTGCTGGGCGAAAAATATGTTAAGTCGGCCGTTTTTGAACTGATGCACCGCGACCCCGCTAATTCAGCAAGGGTTACTTTTACATCCAAGCAGCTTATTTTTTTATTTGGATTGGTGGGCATCATTTGCGTAGGCCTTGTGCTTAACTTTAAAAATACCTCTATCACCATCAACGTAATATTGAGTTTCTTCTTTCTGATCGCCATATCGTTCAAGCTCTTTTTGGCGTTGGTGGGCTCAAGGTTTGAACTGCACCAGGCGGTAACAAACCAGGAAGTACGAGATGTAGTGACGGATGAATTGCCGGTTTACACCATACACCTTCCGGTTTATAAAGAGGATAAGCTAATTAAAAAGCTGATTTGGAACCTGCAGAGTATTGATTACCCGCGCGAACAGCTGGATATTAAATTGTTGATTGAAGAGGACGATGACAAAACCTTGAACGCGGTACGTAACCTGGATTTCCCAGCTACGTTCGAGGTAATTGTGGTACCATTCCATATGCCGAAGACCAAGCCAAAAGCGTGTAACTACGGCCTGCATTTTTCGCGCGGTAAATTCCTGACCATTTATGATGCTGAGGATATTCCGGATACGGATCAATTAAAAAAAGTTGTAGCCCTTTTTACTAAACTGCCGGAGCATTTTATCTGTGTGCAATGTTCGCTTAATTACTTTAACCGTAATGAGAACTTTTTGACACGCATGTTCACGCTGGAGTATTCATATTGGTTTGATTACATGCTGCCAGGTTTAGATACGCTTGATATTCCGATTCCGCTGGGTGGTACCAGCAATCACTTTAAAATGGAAAACCTGATAGAATTAGGCGCCTGGGATCCGTTTAACGTAACCGAGGATGCCGACTTAGGGGTGCGTGCCTATGCCAAGGGATATAAGATAGCGGTAGTAAACTCAACTACATACGAGGAAGCTAACAACGAGCCGTTTAACTGGATACGCCAGCGCTCGCGCTGGATAAAGGGCTACATGCAAACCTACCTCGTACACATGCGCGACCCGATAGCGCTCTATCGCAAGATCGGCTTAAAAGGGTTTTTAGGGTTCAGCTTTTTTATCGGCGCAACGCCCATAACCTTTTTGGTTTACCCGTTATTGCTCATCATATTTTTAAATTACATACTGTTTGACCTATCAACGATCCGTACACTGTTTCCGGATTGGGTGTTGTTTATGTCTATATTCAACCTTATGGTAGGCAACATCCTGATGATCTACGTAAATATGATGGCCGTATTTAAGCGCAGGTTTTACGAGTTGATATTATTTGCCGTAGCAAACCCGGTGTATTGGATGCTGCATTCGGTAGCGGCTTATAAAGGTTTGTACCAGTTAATAGTTAATCCTTTTTACTGGGAAAAAACCAATCATGGTTTAAGTAAAATGAGCAGCCCGGTTAACATTGTAAAATGA